A DNA window from Parabacteroides johnsonii DSM 18315 contains the following coding sequences:
- a CDS encoding GNAT family N-acetyltransferase: protein MVFKKIREHKEYIQDAASWFQAKWDIPQEEYLKSMNESLLKETSIPQWYIMLENDNSIIGGIGVIENDFHNRKDLTPNICALYVDEKYRRQGVAGYMLKQVCDDMKLLGINRLYLVTEHTDFYEKYDWSFLCMVQEENESNMLRMYSKNLD, encoded by the coding sequence ATGGTTTTTAAAAAAATACGGGAACATAAAGAATATATACAAGATGCTGCTTCTTGGTTTCAGGCTAAATGGGATATCCCCCAAGAGGAGTATTTGAAAAGCATGAATGAGAGTCTACTAAAAGAAACAAGTATACCACAATGGTATATAATGTTAGAAAATGATAATAGTATTATTGGGGGTATAGGTGTAATTGAAAATGATTTTCATAACCGTAAGGATTTAACTCCCAATATTTGTGCTTTATATGTAGACGAAAAATATCGCAGACAAGGTGTCGCCGGATATATGCTAAAGCAAGTATGTGATGATATGAAATTATTGGGAATAAACAGATTATATTTGGTGACAGAACATACTGATTTTTACGAAAAATATGATTGGAGTTTTTTATGTATGGTTCAAGAAGAAAACGAGTCCAATATGTTAAGAATGTATAGTAAAAACCTGGATTAG
- a CDS encoding DUF6377 domain-containing protein, producing the protein MGKRYRIILFLFFTANMVFAESNLDSLLINLDQTILQHEIYKDRREARIRELKGKATKIAPNSIAAYQLNDSIYREYKSYMCDSAVLYLTKNIRIACNLRDQEREYKSKLLLASLHAATGMYQEAVDVLEEVRRETLPASLTRDYYACKEQVYREISGNSRDPQSIRRYEDKSLVYRDSLAMMLPEDASKRVELQELALRADGHTDEALRINDTRLAKIPFGTPEYALTSYQRAMIYRQKKDREKEKYYLALSSLSDIQSAITDHASLWMLADLLLKDGDIERAYHYIRFSWDETNRFRARSRSWQSADILSLIDKNYQATIEGKNRILVTYLTLISVLTLLLISAIVYIYRQMKRLAEARNHLQETNEQLKVLNGELHQMNDRLQSANLELSESNRIKEEYIGRFMSLCSSYIDKLDGYRRMVYKMVSSGQIGELVKVTRSSKGLEAELNALYKNFDTAFLHLFPNFVTQFNSLLLEDEQVVLKRDELLNTELRIFALIRLGINDSSQIAEFLRYSVNTIYNYRAKVKNKACVSRDDFENLVRKIH; encoded by the coding sequence ATGGGAAAGAGGTACAGGATAATTCTGTTTTTGTTTTTTACTGCAAATATGGTTTTTGCGGAAAGTAACCTCGACTCTTTATTAATCAATTTGGATCAAACGATTCTCCAGCATGAGATTTATAAAGACAGGAGAGAAGCCCGGATCCGTGAATTGAAAGGAAAGGCAACCAAGATAGCTCCGAACTCTATTGCTGCTTATCAGCTCAACGATAGCATTTATCGGGAATATAAATCTTATATGTGCGATTCGGCTGTCCTCTATCTGACCAAAAATATCAGGATCGCCTGTAATTTGCGTGATCAGGAGCGAGAGTACAAAAGTAAATTGCTGTTAGCCTCCCTGCATGCTGCAACTGGCATGTATCAAGAAGCGGTTGATGTATTGGAGGAAGTCCGCCGTGAAACTTTGCCAGCTTCTCTTACCCGTGATTATTACGCCTGTAAAGAACAGGTATACAGGGAGATCTCCGGTAATTCCCGTGATCCTCAAAGTATACGCCGTTATGAAGATAAATCTCTCGTCTATCGGGATTCTTTAGCGATGATGTTGCCGGAAGATGCCAGCAAGCGGGTTGAGTTGCAGGAACTGGCTTTGCGGGCTGACGGACATACTGATGAAGCCCTTCGGATCAATGATACACGTTTGGCAAAAATTCCGTTCGGAACTCCTGAATATGCACTTACTTCTTATCAGCGTGCGATGATCTACCGCCAAAAAAAGGATCGGGAAAAAGAAAAATATTATTTGGCCCTTTCGTCTTTGTCTGATATTCAGTCGGCTATCACAGATCATGCTTCCTTGTGGATGTTGGCTGATTTATTGCTTAAAGATGGCGATATCGAGCGTGCTTATCATTATATCCGTTTTTCTTGGGATGAGACGAACCGGTTTCGTGCCCGCTCAAGAAGTTGGCAGAGTGCGGATATCCTTTCGTTGATCGATAAGAACTATCAGGCTACGATAGAAGGAAAGAACCGGATACTGGTCACATATCTGACGCTGATTAGTGTACTTACCTTGTTATTGATCTCTGCCATCGTTTATATATACCGGCAGATGAAGCGACTGGCGGAGGCCCGCAATCATTTGCAGGAGACAAACGAGCAGTTGAAGGTGCTGAACGGCGAATTGCATCAGATGAACGATCGTTTGCAGTCTGCCAACCTCGAACTGTCTGAATCCAACCGGATCAAGGAGGAATATATCGGGCGTTTCATGAGTCTGTGTTCTTCTTATATCGATAAACTCGACGGTTATCGTCGTATGGTTTATAAGATGGTTTCTTCCGGACAGATCGGGGAACTGGTTAAAGTTACCCGATCGTCAAAGGGCTTGGAGGCGGAGCTGAATGCACTTTATAAGAATTTTGATACTGCATTTCTCCATCTATTCCCGAATTTTGTGACACAATTTAATTCACTTTTGCTTGAAGACGAACAGGTGGTATTGAAAAGGGACGAGTTGCTGAATACGGAACTTCGTATTTTTGCGTTGATCCGTTTGGGGATAAACGACAGTTCTCAGATAGCCGAATTCCTTCGCTATTCGGTGAATACTATCTATAATTACCGGGCAAAAGTAAAGAACAAGGCATGCGTTTCCAGGGATGATTTCGAGAATTTAGTCCGGAAAATTCATTAA
- a CDS encoding class I SAM-dependent methyltransferase: MSLAKTLKGDIIAVDLFEEFLEKLKENSAKENTTANIKTLSASMDKLPFEKEELDIIWSEGAVYNIGFKNGINYWKEFLKPGGILAVSELSWTTNCRPKGLEDFWTGEYAEMDTIAGKIRVLEEAGYKVLGHFILSDDCWLDNYYNPLLNSHKAFMDKFGNNETAEMIVERDIQEADFYKKYKNYYSYGFYIAQKL, from the coding sequence ATGTCCTTGGCGAAAACGCTGAAAGGTGATATCATTGCCGTGGATCTGTTTGAAGAGTTTCTTGAAAAACTGAAAGAGAACAGCGCAAAGGAGAATACAACAGCAAATATTAAGACACTGTCTGCATCTATGGACAAGCTGCCTTTTGAAAAGGAGGAGCTTGACATCATCTGGTCGGAAGGAGCGGTTTACAATATCGGATTCAAGAACGGCATCAACTATTGGAAAGAGTTTCTCAAACCGGGAGGTATACTGGCTGTTTCAGAGTTGTCATGGACAACAAACTGTCGCCCGAAAGGACTGGAAGACTTCTGGACCGGAGAATATGCCGAAATGGATACAATAGCAGGAAAAATCAGAGTTCTGGAAGAAGCCGGATACAAGGTACTCGGACACTTTATTCTTTCAGATGACTGCTGGCTTGATAATTATTACAATCCTCTCTTAAACAGCCATAAGGCCTTTATGGACAAATTTGGTAATAACGAAACCGCAGAGATGATTGTTGAAAGAGACATACAGGAAGCCGACTTCTATAAAAAGTACAAGAATTATTATAGTTACGGTTTCTATATAGCCCAGAAATTATAA